A region of Streptomyces halobius DNA encodes the following proteins:
- a CDS encoding ABC transporter permease has translation MTATEAGTTTGTFTPRPGAAPPARMIRAQAALETRMLLRNGEQLLLTVVIPTLLLVLFSAVDIVAVPTETAGGAGKAVDFLTPGVLALAVMSTAFTGQAIATGFERRYGVLKRLGASPLPRWALMTAKTCSVLVTEILQIVLLTVIAFALGWSPHGNPFAVVLLLALGTAAFSGLGLLMAGTLKAEATLAAANLVFLLLLVGGGVIVPLDKFPDAAQQVLHLLPISALSDGLRDVLQHGAGMPWADLGILAAWAVLGLGAAAKLFRWE, from the coding sequence ATGACCGCGACCGAGGCCGGCACCACGACCGGCACCTTCACACCGCGGCCCGGTGCGGCCCCGCCGGCCCGGATGATCCGCGCCCAGGCGGCCCTGGAGACCAGGATGCTGCTGCGCAACGGCGAACAGCTGCTGCTGACCGTCGTCATTCCGACGCTCCTGCTGGTGCTGTTCTCCGCCGTCGACATCGTCGCCGTGCCCACTGAGACAGCAGGGGGCGCGGGGAAGGCGGTGGACTTCCTCACGCCGGGCGTCCTGGCCCTGGCCGTCATGTCCACGGCCTTCACGGGACAGGCCATCGCGACCGGATTCGAGCGGCGGTACGGAGTCCTCAAACGACTCGGTGCCTCACCGCTCCCCCGCTGGGCGCTGATGACCGCCAAGACCTGCTCGGTACTGGTGACCGAGATCCTGCAGATCGTCCTGCTGACCGTCATCGCCTTCGCGCTCGGCTGGTCGCCGCACGGCAACCCCTTCGCCGTCGTCCTGCTGCTGGCCTTGGGCACGGCCGCGTTCTCCGGGCTCGGGCTGCTGATGGCCGGGACGCTGAAGGCCGAGGCGACCCTGGCCGCCGCCAACCTGGTCTTCCTGCTCCTGCTCGTCGGCGGCGGCGTCATCGTCCCGCTCGACAAATTCCCGGACGCGGCGCAGCAGGTGCTCCACCTCCTGCCCATCTCGGCCCTGTCGGACGGCCTGCGGGACGTCCTTCAGCACGGCGCGGGAATGCCGTGGGCCGACCTCGGCATCCTCGCCGCGTGGGCGGTTCTGGGGCTGGGCGCGGCGGCCAAGCTGTTCCGCTGGGAGTAG
- a CDS encoding ABC transporter ATP-binding protein: MCSISPGAAPRSPGREPAVEVVGLVKRYGTKTAVDRLDLTVARGSVTAVLGPNGAGKTTTVEICEGYRRPDDGTVRVLGLDPVADAAALRPRIGVMLQSGGVYAGARAEEMLRHTATLHSHPVDVDALIDRLGLGSCGRTPYRRLSGGQQQRLALAMAVVGRPELVFLDEPTAGLDPQARHATWDLVRELRQDGVSIVLTTHFMDEAEQLADDVAIIEGGRVIAQGSPEELCRGGAENTLRFTGRPGLDLASLLKALPADSVAAELTPGAYRVQGKVDPQLLATVASWCAQNGVLPHAIAVERHTLEDVFLELTGKELRA, from the coding sequence ATGTGCAGCATCTCCCCGGGGGCCGCCCCCCGGAGCCCCGGACGAGAGCCTGCCGTCGAAGTCGTCGGCCTGGTCAAACGGTACGGGACGAAGACCGCCGTGGACCGTCTCGACCTCACCGTCGCACGTGGCTCCGTGACCGCCGTGCTCGGCCCCAACGGAGCCGGCAAGACCACCACCGTCGAAATCTGCGAGGGCTACCGCCGTCCGGATGACGGCACGGTCCGCGTCCTGGGTCTGGACCCGGTCGCCGACGCCGCGGCGCTGCGGCCCCGGATCGGTGTGATGCTCCAGTCCGGTGGCGTCTACGCCGGCGCCAGGGCGGAGGAGATGCTCCGGCACACCGCCACCCTGCACTCCCACCCCGTGGATGTGGACGCCCTCATCGACCGCCTGGGGCTGGGGAGCTGCGGCCGGACGCCCTACCGGCGGCTGTCCGGCGGCCAGCAGCAGCGGCTCGCGCTGGCGATGGCCGTCGTCGGCCGCCCCGAGCTGGTCTTCCTCGACGAGCCGACCGCCGGCCTCGACCCGCAGGCCCGGCACGCCACCTGGGATCTCGTACGGGAACTGCGGCAGGACGGCGTCAGCATCGTGCTGACCACCCACTTCATGGACGAGGCCGAGCAGCTCGCCGACGATGTCGCGATCATCGAGGGCGGCCGGGTGATCGCCCAGGGCAGCCCGGAGGAGCTGTGCCGGGGCGGCGCGGAGAACACCCTGCGCTTCACCGGCCGGCCCGGCCTCGACCTCGCCTCGCTCCTCAAGGCGCTGCCCGCGGACAGCGTCGCCGCCGAACTCACCCCCGGCGCCTACCGCGTCCAGGGCAAGGTCGACCCGCAACTCCTCGCCACCGTCGCCTCCTGGTGCGCACAGAACGGCGTGCTGCCCCATGCGATAGCCGTGGAGCGGCACACCCTGGAGGACGTCTTCTTGGAGCTGACCGGGAAGGAGCTGCGCGCATGA
- a CDS encoding helix-turn-helix transcriptional regulator — MKNVSEARKEPAAQSAAGPVSAMRERSGHADRSARPMPHAPSAHDEQHGTRNRVARSILDHGPSTAAELALRLELTQAAVRRHLDALAAEGVVEPREKRVYGARGRGRPAKAFALTDCGRDAFDQAYDQLAVDALRWIAQTAGGGEMGEAAVAAFARARLATQAESYRAAVEAAEPEARTRALAEALTADGYAATARSAPNSQLGEQLCQHHCPVAHVAERYPQLCEAETEVFSRLLGTHVQRLATIAHGDGVCTTFIPKAGETTLGITGRKTETTTESASTAGRNPA, encoded by the coding sequence GTGAAAAACGTGAGCGAGGCCCGGAAGGAGCCCGCGGCCCAGTCGGCCGCCGGGCCTGTTTCCGCCATGCGCGAGCGGTCCGGGCACGCCGACCGGTCCGCCCGGCCGATGCCGCACGCCCCGTCGGCACACGACGAGCAGCACGGCACCCGCAATCGCGTCGCCCGCTCCATCCTCGACCACGGTCCGTCCACCGCGGCCGAGCTCGCCCTCCGTCTGGAACTGACCCAGGCAGCCGTCCGCCGTCATCTGGACGCACTGGCCGCGGAAGGCGTCGTCGAGCCCCGCGAGAAGCGGGTCTACGGAGCGCGCGGCCGGGGCCGTCCCGCCAAGGCGTTCGCCCTCACCGACTGCGGCCGGGACGCCTTCGACCAGGCATACGACCAGCTGGCCGTCGACGCGCTGCGCTGGATCGCGCAGACCGCGGGCGGCGGCGAGATGGGCGAGGCGGCGGTCGCCGCGTTCGCCCGCGCGCGGCTCGCCACCCAGGCGGAGAGCTACCGCGCGGCGGTCGAGGCCGCCGAGCCGGAGGCCCGTACCCGGGCCCTCGCCGAGGCGTTGACCGCGGACGGGTACGCTGCTACGGCGCGCAGCGCGCCCAATTCCCAGCTCGGTGAACAGCTCTGCCAGCACCACTGCCCGGTCGCCCATGTCGCCGAGCGGTATCCGCAGCTGTGCGAGGCGGAGACCGAGGTCTTCTCCCGTCTGCTGGGGACCCACGTACAGCGTCTCGCCACCATCGCCCATGGGGACGGGGTGTGCACGACCTTCATCCCGAAGGCCGGCGAAACCACGCTCGGCATCACCGGGCGCAAGACCGAGACCACCACAGAATCTGCAAGCACGGCCGGGAGGAACCCCGCATGA